The Chryseolinea soli genome contains a region encoding:
- a CDS encoding M20/M25/M40 family metallo-hydrolase, with amino-acid sequence MLTIAHPKSTSLSFVLSRTAGVLVLFFGMVMTAQAQLSKTEKKLAAYVDAHQAEALKLLEEVVNINSGTMNFDGVRKVGQVFRTKLDALGFKTQWVDGTPFNRAGHLVARHTGKGKTILLIGHLDTVFELSSPFQKYTVENDSVVHGPGVGDMKGGDVVIIQTLQALNDAGLLKDMNILVVMTGDEEMSGDPLSKSKYDLIEAAKEADIAIGFEDGDGLTETANISRRSASGWVLKVTGVPSHSSQIFTDKIGAGAIYEASRILYSFYNDLSKEPDLTFNPGVILGGSSVEHDFDKNGGSAFGKENIVAKEVTVTGDIRAISPEQLNKAQETMKGIVARHLPQTQAEITFDEGYPPLAPSPGNYELLKYFDQVSKDLGYGPVTANKPRDAGAADISFTSGYVDMAIDGLGLGSAGGHTIHEIADPRTVAMQSKRTAVLLYRLTQQKSAPKR; translated from the coding sequence ATGCTGACCATCGCTCACCCCAAATCAACTTCGTTATCGTTTGTTCTTTCCCGCACGGCGGGGGTTCTGGTTTTATTTTTCGGCATGGTCATGACCGCTCAAGCCCAGCTTTCCAAAACCGAAAAGAAACTCGCCGCCTATGTGGATGCGCACCAGGCCGAGGCGCTGAAACTCCTGGAAGAAGTGGTGAACATCAACAGCGGCACCATGAATTTTGACGGTGTGCGCAAAGTGGGGCAGGTCTTTCGCACCAAATTGGACGCACTCGGATTCAAAACCCAGTGGGTAGACGGAACGCCTTTTAATCGCGCAGGCCACCTGGTGGCCCGCCACACCGGCAAAGGAAAAACCATTCTGCTCATCGGCCATCTCGACACCGTATTTGAATTGTCGAGCCCGTTCCAAAAGTATACGGTGGAGAATGATTCGGTCGTGCATGGCCCCGGCGTGGGCGACATGAAGGGCGGCGACGTGGTGATCATCCAAACCCTGCAAGCCCTGAACGATGCCGGGCTTCTGAAAGACATGAACATCCTGGTGGTGATGACGGGCGATGAAGAAATGAGCGGCGACCCGTTGTCGAAATCAAAGTACGATCTTATTGAGGCCGCCAAGGAAGCCGACATCGCTATCGGCTTCGAAGATGGCGACGGTCTTACGGAGACCGCCAACATTTCGCGCCGCAGCGCCTCGGGCTGGGTCCTCAAAGTGACGGGTGTTCCCTCCCATTCTTCGCAGATCTTTACCGACAAAATCGGTGCCGGCGCCATCTATGAAGCCAGCCGCATCCTCTATAGTTTTTACAACGATCTCTCCAAAGAGCCCGACCTCACCTTCAACCCCGGCGTGATCCTGGGTGGCTCGTCGGTGGAACATGACTTCGACAAGAACGGGGGTTCGGCTTTTGGCAAAGAAAACATCGTGGCCAAGGAGGTCACCGTCACAGGCGATATCCGCGCCATCTCTCCCGAACAACTCAACAAAGCGCAGGAAACCATGAAGGGTATCGTGGCACGCCACCTTCCCCAGACACAAGCTGAGATCACTTTCGACGAAGGCTATCCTCCCCTCGCCCCTTCGCCGGGAAATTATGAACTGTTAAAATATTTTGACCAGGTGAGCAAAGACCTGGGCTATGGGCCCGTCACCGCCAACAAACCCCGCGACGCCGGTGCCGCCGACATCTCGTTCACGTCGGGGTATGTCGACATGGCCATCGATGGACTTGGGTTGGGCAGTGCCGGCGGACACACGATCCATGAGATCGCCGACCCGCGGACGGTGGCCATGCAAAGCAAACGCACGGCCGTGCTTCTCTACCGGCTCACGCAACAGAAGTCCGCTCCGAAGCGTTAG
- a CDS encoding prolyl oligopeptidase family serine peptidase, protein MTYPETKKTDTVDTYFGEPVSDPYRWLEDDTARATADWVKDQNKITFGYLEQIPYRETIKERLKQLYNYERLGAPSREGDYYYFSKNTGLQNQSVVYRKKEEHGTPEVFLDPNTFSHDGTTSLAGLSFTKDGSLAAYLLSEGGSDWRKAIVIRTQDKTVVEDTLVDLKFTGISWKGNEGFYYSSYDKPVGSEMSSKTQHHKLFYHKLGTPQREDVLIFGGEKTPRRYIFAGLTEDERFLVVNAANSTTGNELYVQDLHNPHGKLVALADNFDNNHSVVDNDGSRLIIRTNLKAPNNRVVEVDFANPTAAHWKDLIPETENVIQGVSIAGKKLFVDYLKDASTLIRQFDYHGKPERDVVLPGIGTASGFDGKIKDSDVYYTFTSFTYPATVFKFNIASGASTVYERPKVDFDPEAYETKQVFYSSKDGTKVPMFIVYKKGLVLNGKNPTLLYGYGGFDVSLTPNFNTSRIVWLENGGVFAQPNLRGGGEYGERWHLAGTKQKKQNVFDDFIAAAEYLFKEKYTSSHYLALSGGSNGGLLVGATMTQRPDLAKVALPDVGVMDMLRYHVFTAGAGWAYDYGTAQDSKEMFEYLKRYSPVHALKTGTAYPATLVTTADHDDRVVPAHSFKFAATLQASQAGSNPVLIRVNTKSGHGASNLSKAIETVADQYTFAWYNMGIVPAVEKKRM, encoded by the coding sequence ATGACTTATCCCGAAACAAAAAAGACGGACACCGTCGACACTTACTTTGGCGAACCCGTGAGCGACCCTTATCGCTGGCTGGAAGACGACACGGCACGAGCGACGGCCGACTGGGTAAAGGATCAAAACAAAATCACATTCGGATACCTTGAACAAATTCCCTATCGCGAAACCATCAAGGAACGTCTGAAACAACTTTATAACTACGAACGCCTCGGCGCGCCTTCGCGGGAGGGCGATTATTATTATTTCTCCAAGAACACCGGCCTCCAAAATCAAAGTGTGGTCTACCGAAAGAAAGAAGAACACGGGACACCCGAAGTATTCCTGGACCCGAACACTTTCTCGCACGATGGCACCACCTCGCTTGCGGGATTGTCGTTCACCAAAGACGGAAGCCTGGCAGCCTATCTCTTGTCTGAAGGTGGTTCGGATTGGCGCAAGGCTATCGTGATCCGCACCCAAGACAAGACGGTGGTGGAAGACACCCTGGTAGATTTGAAATTCACGGGCATCTCCTGGAAGGGAAATGAAGGCTTCTACTATAGCAGCTACGACAAACCTGTGGGCAGTGAGATGTCATCGAAAACACAGCACCATAAATTGTTCTATCACAAGCTGGGAACACCACAGCGCGAGGATGTGCTGATCTTCGGAGGCGAGAAAACACCACGCCGCTATATTTTCGCCGGCCTCACGGAAGACGAACGCTTCCTCGTAGTGAACGCCGCCAACAGCACCACCGGCAACGAATTGTACGTGCAAGACCTGCACAACCCCCACGGCAAATTGGTGGCCCTGGCCGACAACTTCGACAACAATCACAGCGTGGTGGACAACGACGGTTCGCGCCTCATCATCCGCACCAATTTGAAGGCACCCAACAACCGCGTGGTGGAGGTTGACTTTGCCAATCCCACGGCCGCACATTGGAAAGACCTCATTCCGGAAACTGAAAATGTGATACAAGGCGTCAGCATCGCGGGCAAAAAACTTTTTGTCGATTATCTGAAGGATGCCAGCACCCTCATCCGGCAATTCGATTACCACGGCAAACCCGAACGCGACGTTGTGCTGCCGGGCATTGGCACCGCCAGCGGGTTCGATGGAAAAATAAAAGACAGCGATGTGTATTACACGTTCACGTCGTTCACCTATCCCGCAACGGTCTTCAAATTCAATATTGCTTCAGGCGCCTCCACGGTGTACGAAAGACCCAAGGTGGATTTTGACCCCGAGGCCTACGAAACCAAGCAGGTCTTTTACTCCAGCAAGGACGGAACGAAAGTGCCCATGTTCATTGTGTACAAGAAAGGGCTGGTCTTGAATGGCAAGAATCCCACCCTGCTGTATGGGTATGGCGGGTTCGACGTGAGCCTTACGCCAAACTTCAACACGTCGCGTATCGTCTGGCTGGAGAACGGGGGCGTGTTTGCTCAACCTAATCTAAGAGGGGGTGGAGAATATGGAGAGCGATGGCACCTGGCCGGCACCAAGCAAAAAAAGCAAAATGTATTTGACGACTTCATCGCGGCCGCCGAATACCTCTTCAAAGAAAAGTATACGTCCAGCCATTATCTCGCGCTCTCCGGCGGATCGAACGGCGGCTTGCTGGTGGGCGCCACCATGACGCAACGACCCGACCTGGCCAAGGTTGCTCTCCCCGACGTGGGCGTAATGGACATGCTGCGCTACCATGTGTTCACCGCCGGCGCCGGATGGGCGTATGACTATGGCACGGCGCAGGACTCGAAAGAGATGTTCGAATACTTGAAACGCTACTCACCGGTTCACGCCCTCAAGACAGGCACCGCTTACCCGGCAACGCTCGTCACGACAGCGGACCACGATGACCGGGTAGTGCCGGCACACTCGTTCAAATTTGCGGCGACGCTCCAGGCTTCGCAGGCCGGATCCAACCCGGTGTTGATCCGCGTGAACACAAAATCCGGACACGGCGCCTCCAACCTTTCGAAAGCCATCGAGACGGTTGCCGATCAATATACATTTGCCTGGTACAATATGGGCATTGTTCCGGCGGTGGAGAAAAAGCGGATGTAA
- a CDS encoding TlpA family protein disulfide reductase, with product MLQPSQADPFPAGLPQTRCISRKIRMWAYALCLAVSSCIGGDERIPSDGAKTKLPVSQGVEGAWEMLGYHQGDTVPDITLYSGEGQPFHLYAELQKGKPVMIINGSYTCDISRGNLPSINALSERIGKNMEVVMVYTIDAHPNDMMSPYSPDSDIWIPPNNVRDSVSARQPKTYGERVELSKTWIKENQIHVPVVIDKPDNEYWMEFGQAPNMCYIIDADGVVEYRQTWFDEKKLEEKIKHITE from the coding sequence GTGCTCCAACCATCCCAGGCCGACCCTTTCCCGGCCGGCTTACCCCAAACCAGATGCATCAGTAGAAAGATCAGAATGTGGGCCTATGCCTTATGCCTGGCCGTCTCTTCTTGCATCGGCGGCGATGAGCGCATTCCCTCGGACGGAGCAAAGACCAAACTTCCTGTTTCGCAAGGGGTGGAAGGCGCATGGGAAATGTTGGGATATCATCAGGGTGACACCGTGCCCGACATCACGTTGTATTCCGGGGAAGGTCAACCCTTTCACCTCTACGCTGAACTTCAGAAAGGAAAACCCGTCATGATCATCAACGGTAGCTATACCTGCGACATCAGCCGGGGGAATCTTCCTTCCATCAATGCGCTCAGTGAACGCATCGGCAAAAATATGGAGGTGGTGATGGTCTACACGATCGACGCCCATCCCAACGACATGATGAGCCCCTACTCGCCGGACAGCGACATCTGGATCCCTCCCAACAATGTTCGTGACAGCGTTTCGGCACGACAGCCAAAAACATATGGCGAGCGCGTGGAGTTATCGAAAACCTGGATCAAAGAAAACCAGATCCACGTGCCGGTTGTGATCGACAAACCCGACAACGAATACTGGATGGAATTTGGTCAGGCGCCCAACATGTGCTACATCATCGACGCCGACGGTGTGGTGGAGTACCGGCAGACGTGGTTCGACGAAAAGAAGCTGGAGGAAAAGATCAAGCACATCACCGAATAG
- a CDS encoding phosphatase PAP2 family protein, whose translation MGLPLPHQKHIQFLSYLYGVVIGTMVFFSILIPKTQDILLVNSTHSEFQDNLFRVITYLGDGVVFVPIILLLLFVRFYDALAATALAIVLAIITSVLKRLIYADAGRPITQIDNSLLYFVPGVEVHSHHSFPSGHTATIFGIVVFFSLLSGRKNVSVLLLVIGLLVGYSRMYLLQHFLIDVTVGAILGTVTALLIYSVFAHRKYAPWMDRNLHIRVRTGHHHTFNEKMFKH comes from the coding sequence ATGGGACTGCCCCTACCCCATCAGAAACATATCCAATTTCTATCGTACCTGTACGGTGTGGTCATCGGTACGATGGTCTTTTTTTCCATACTGATTCCCAAGACGCAGGACATCCTGCTGGTCAATAGCACGCACAGCGAGTTCCAGGACAACCTCTTCCGGGTCATCACCTATTTGGGTGACGGTGTTGTCTTTGTGCCGATCATCCTCCTCCTGCTTTTTGTACGCTTTTATGATGCGTTGGCGGCGACTGCGCTGGCCATCGTGTTGGCCATTATCACGTCTGTTTTGAAGCGCTTGATCTATGCCGACGCCGGCAGGCCCATCACCCAGATCGACAATTCCCTGCTCTACTTCGTGCCCGGCGTCGAGGTCCATTCGCATCACTCTTTCCCTTCGGGGCACACGGCCACCATCTTTGGTATTGTGGTTTTCTTTTCGTTGTTGAGCGGCCGCAAAAATGTGTCGGTGTTGTTGCTGGTCATCGGGTTGCTCGTTGGGTATTCGCGGATGTATCTGCTCCAGCATTTCCTGATCGATGTCACCGTGGGAGCGATCCTGGGAACGGTAACGGCGTTACTGATCTATTCCGTCTTTGCCCATCGCAAGTATGCTCCCTGGATGGACCGGAATTTACATATCCGCGTCCGCACCGGCCATCATCATACCTTCAACGAGAAAATGTTCAAACACTAG
- a CDS encoding lysylphosphatidylglycerol synthase transmembrane domain-containing protein: MNWKLLIKVLLTGLAVYLVSTRIDFPALGVWIAAVPVPLILVAFLLFNLSKITGALRLNLFFRAENIQLTTLQNLLLYYKGMFYNLFLPGGIGGDGYKIYLISNTLGNSWRYVFKAVMWDRVSGAVAILFLSAVLLLLVPVTYAYSLVLWLTVATAILVFPVFYGITRWISPAYASITISGNLLAILIQLLQAAVALIIFRGLDIAPAQTGEYMVVFFISSLATIVPITVGGVGIRELIFLTAARYTAIDPNKAVAFSIIFFALNAVSALAGAFVTVHLQKPQPKSEVVS, from the coding sequence TTGAACTGGAAACTGCTCATTAAGGTCCTGCTCACAGGCCTGGCAGTTTATCTGGTTTCTACTCGCATTGATTTCCCTGCCCTGGGGGTTTGGATCGCGGCCGTGCCGGTGCCGCTCATTCTGGTTGCCTTTCTGCTGTTCAATCTTTCCAAGATCACGGGCGCCCTGCGGTTGAACCTGTTTTTTCGAGCCGAGAACATTCAGCTCACGACACTACAAAATCTGTTGCTCTACTATAAGGGCATGTTCTATAATCTCTTTCTGCCGGGCGGCATTGGGGGCGATGGCTATAAGATCTACCTCATCAGCAACACGCTGGGTAATTCATGGCGCTATGTGTTCAAAGCCGTGATGTGGGATCGGGTGAGCGGGGCTGTGGCGATACTTTTTCTGTCGGCGGTGTTGTTGTTGCTTGTCCCGGTGACGTATGCCTACAGCCTGGTGCTGTGGCTCACCGTGGCCACGGCGATCTTGGTGTTCCCGGTATTCTATGGCATCACGCGGTGGATCTCCCCGGCGTATGCGTCGATCACGATTTCCGGCAATCTATTGGCCATCCTGATTCAACTTTTGCAAGCCGCGGTGGCGCTCATCATTTTTCGCGGGTTGGATATAGCCCCGGCTCAAACAGGCGAATACATGGTCGTGTTTTTTATTTCTTCCCTGGCCACCATCGTGCCCATCACGGTGGGAGGTGTCGGCATACGGGAACTGATCTTTTTGACGGCCGCACGGTACACCGCCATAGATCCCAACAAGGCCGTGGCCTTTTCCATTATTTTCTTTGCTTTGAATGCCGTGAGCGCATTGGCCGGCGCCTTTGTGACCGTACACCTGCAAAAGCCTCAACCTAAATCTGAGGTGGTGTCGTAA